One window of the Carassius auratus strain Wakin chromosome 20, ASM336829v1, whole genome shotgun sequence genome contains the following:
- the LOC113121220 gene encoding potassium channel subfamily K member 3-like, with translation MGGYEDEPRLRCVDSTGTCAPVVLKEQLSEPRRNETVLSPQSLRLASFALTMKRQNIRTLVLITCTFTYLLVGAAVFDALESKMEITQKKVLDDRKRELMDKYNLSKGNFDELERVVLQLKPHKAGVQWRFAGSFYFAITVITTIGYGHAAPSTDGGKVFCMFYALLGIPLTLVMFQSLGERINTFVKYLLHRLKKCLGLRNTEVSMANMVCIGLISCMSTLCVGAAAFSRYEDWSFFHAYYYCFITLTTIGFGDYVALQKDNALQTNPQYVAFSFMYILTGLTVIGAFLNLVVLRFMTMNAEDERRDAEQRTLLCRKKQSGGAATNHCMSDPPPSSTAGHRGGSGKGLCNVYAEVLHFQSMCSCLWYKSQEKMRYSIPMIISHDLSTSDTYMEHSETSDALHSNGCVCSALQEHSATSSVYTRLLSPAHYQRLSKRRSSI, from the exons ATGGGAGGTTATGAGGATGAACCACGGCTGAGATGTGTTGACTCGACAGGCACATGTGCACCCGTGGTGCTGAAGGAACAGCTCAGTGAGCCCCGTCGCAATGAAACAGTCCTCAGTCCTCAAAGTTTGCGGCTCGCTTCATTCGCTCTGACCATGAAGAGACAGAACATCAGGACCCTCGTGTTGATCACCTGCACTTTCACTTATCTGCTCGTCGGAGCGGCTGTTTTTGACGCTTTAGAGTCCAAGATGGAGATCACCCAAAAGAAGGTCCTGGACGATCGGAAGCGAGAGCTGATGGACAAGTACAACCTGAGCAAAGGGAATTTCGACGAGCTGGAGCGGGTCGTGCTGCAGCTGAAGCCGCACAAGGCTGGGGTCCAGTGGAGGTTCGCCGGCTCCTTTTACTTCGCCATCACGGTCATCACCACCATAG GATATGGTCATGCGGCCCCCAGCACGGATGGTGGGAAGGTGTTCTGCATGTTCTACGCCCTCCTGGGGATCCCCCTCACCCTGGTGATGTTCCAGAGTCTGGGAGAACGCATCAACACCTTCGTCAAGTATCTGTTGCACCGTCTCAAAAAGTGTCTAGGCCTTCGGAACACAGAGGTCTCGATGGCCAACATGGTGTGCATTGGCTTAATATCCTGCATGAGCACCTTGTGCGTAGGAGCAGCAGCTTTCTCCCGCTATGAGGACTGGAGCTTCTTCCATGCGTATTATTACTGCTTCATAACCCTCACCACCATTGGTTTTGGGGACTATGTAGCCCTGCAGAAGGATAATGCGTTACAAACCAACCCCCAGTACGTCGCGTTTAGCTTCATGTACATCCTCACAGGACTCACAGTCATCGGCGCCTTCCTGAACCTGGTGGTTCTGCGTTTCATGACCATGAACGCCGAGGATGAACGGCGCGATGCCGAACAGCGCACATTGCTGTGCCGAAAGAAGCAGAGCGGCGGAGCCGCAACCAACCACTGCATGTCCGACCCGCCGCCTTCATCCACTGCGGGCCACAGAGGAGGGTCTGGGAAAGGGTTGTGTAACGTCTACGCCGAAGTGCTGCATTTCCAGTCCATGTGCTCTTGTCTCTGGTACAAAAGCCAGGAGAAGATGCGCTACTCGATTCCCATGATTATCTCTCACGATCTGTCCACTTCAGACACCTACATGGAGCATAGCGAGACCTCCGATGCCCTGCACTCCAACGGCTGCGTGTGCAGTGCCTTGCAGGAGCACTCGGCCACCAGTTCTGTGTACACGCGCCTGCTCAGCCCAGCGCATTACCAAAGACTCTCCAAACGCCGCAGCTCCATCTAG